Genomic window (Ostrea edulis chromosome 9, xbOstEdul1.1, whole genome shotgun sequence):
gtgcaagctgccactacaagcgctagagcactaacattctaacaatatttttcactgtctatagccaggtaccccttttacacttgggtggagtgaagGAAATttatgtaaagtgcctttcccaaggacacaacgtcatccctgccgcggccaggactcgaacccacgacctttcggtcgagagtctgacggcctaaccactcggtcaCCGACGccatatatgtaatatatgccTCTTGATAAAGACAAggcagtaaacacgctttacaacaaaaccaccatttttatcacccAGTACAagagtgtatcattcttgttaccaatgtagattattgataattCTCGTTTTTcctggtgtgtgttatttatcTATGTAATATATgcctcttgataaagacgcgggttgcgtcgaaaatttgagttttaaataaccaacagtgtcgtggccttttcagtgcttttataaatttctttactggccttgtatcttctcagatccgacactttaagaaagtagggtgttgttgggttttcgtgcttatatatatatatatatatatatatatatatatatatataatccaaatagaaagagttgatatcacacagtcaaaataattcaataaaaaaagcaggaaaatatacagttccaaaatatatttaaatcactagcgctttctggattttaacatccatcctcaggtgaatacaaattaataatgaatacaaagttgtttatcttagagacctttgtattcattatcaatttgtattcacctgaggatggatgttaaaatccagaaagcgctagtgatttaaatatattttggaactgtatattttcctgcttttttttttattgaattatatatatatatatatatatatatatatatatagatagatagatagatagatagatagatagataaaaaatACGGTTATTGACATGTCACCGTCATGCATGCCACATGCTTATTCTTAGAAACAGACGCAATATGCTCTCATAGCATTGTAGGTTTGCGGTATTAGTAACCCATTGTtgtataaaattatcaaaatatataatgcACAAAATCTATAacaattaaaaatgttttaaggcAATATACATCATGCTCATGGCATCGAAGAGGAGTAGGAAAACCCCCTACATCGGGGCGGCAGCGGGGACACGGGGAGCTGCCAGTAGGCGTAGGGCCACCTCCACACTACCCAGAGACCATTCCAATTCTCAAAGTAAGCTGCCAGCAGCCACCACTGTTACCATGGTACCTTCTACTACCCCTCCAATGGATACCGCTCATTTGCATCAACCTGTACAGCAAGGGAGAGCGTCATATACAGGTGAAAACTTCAACTCATTCACACCGGTTATCAATATTAGACAACCCACCATATCACCTTTAGTTAGTGTGGTAGATGAGCTGGCCATACATGTTGATCaatcaacaaaagaaaaaatctgGGCCAAAGAATATATAGACTTATCAAAATTGCTCCAGTCTGACTTCGAACATACAAACGAACAAAAGGTATCGATCGTGGGTGGCCAGCTGACTATTCAACCCAAAAACCCACTTTAAAGAATTGCATCTATTCATGTCTGGACTGATGCATTTTTGATTTTTGCCAGCATTTACTTAACAAGGCACCCTGTTGATCTCCAGGGCATCCTTAAGTACATTCACACGGTTAGACTGGCAGCAAACAGATCAACCGGTGGGTGGGTGGAGTACGATAGACAATTTAGGCTACGGATGTCCAAGAATCCTTACATTTCTTGGGGTTCAGTGGATGCTGATCTGTGGTTACTGTTTATTTCTAACCCAAGCCAGCCTCTCCCAGCCCAATCCACACTCAAATGCTATGACTTTAATTTCAAGGGCTCATGTTCTAGACAGACTTCTGTATGTACTGTAATAAACCCCACCCAAGAATTCATTGTTGGGCCAATTCCAGTAATTCATCCCTGCAAGCCTCGAATCAAAACACTCACTCAAACACTCAATCTCGTCAACCATTAAGTCAACCCAATTTTCGTCCCTTCAACCCCCGATCACAACCCAATTCCTATCAACGCCCAATAAACATGGGCCCTCGGTTCAACACCCATTAATCCATTAATTTTGCAACAATATCTTGTGAAATACCCAGATACCCATTTAGTGCAGTATGTCATTTCTGGTTTCACTCATggttttaaattgaattatactgGTTTAAGGTCCCAATTTCaccaaaaaatatcaaatctgCTACTCAACATGAAACCGAATTGCTTCAAATTATTCATAAAGAAATCCAATTAGGCCGCATGGCAGGTCCATTCCTTTATCGCCCCTTGTCAAATTTAAGGTGTAACCCAGTTGGGGTATTGCCTAAAAAGATGGTGGCTGGAGGTTAATAACAAACCTGTCAGCCCAATCAGGAAATAGCGTAAACCAGTTTATCGACCCACAATTGTGTTCTGTTTCATATGCCTCATTTGACCAGGCTATTCAAATGATCCAAACTTTAGGAAAGGGGGCTTTATTGTGCAAGATGGATTTATCAAGTGCTTTTAGATTGTTATCTGTACATCCTACAGATTTTTCCTTATTAGGCATACATATAGATGaccaatacgccagtttcgagatacgaactcttctgtataggaggtgcatttagtggaactttgaatgcctatgtgggacagagtggatatacagccaacgaggaagacgatgaaatgtattaaaagcggcttctctttaaatatgtaaatgtggggaatactaaatactatcgaaagaaatgttttaccgaagtggaaacgtacaaacaatgtcatatttgcaagaaatatcttggatatggtacttatgaccagcgaaataacgtgataggataagaattctatgtaatttattactccctaaatactcattacttacttagtttgtgtatcggTCGAATTCGGATTATCAAACAGTGTATaggaaacttactgagtacattcgcTTACACAGTGATgcatatctgtcccactcccgcgtgtaaacaaattctttcgcgccttactacgtacgagagttctccaaagggtaataactcggacgtacttcgaaaccggcgtattctACACTGACAAATGCGTGCCATTTGGATGCTCCATTGCTTGTTCAACATTTGAGAAGTTTTCTTCTTTACTTCATTGGATAGTAGCAAAAGAGGCAAACGATAACCATATCACCCATTACCTTGACGACTTTTTGTTCGCTGGTAAGCTAAGGTCTCGAGATTGCTATACCCTCGCTCTAGTCTTTAGACAAACATGTCAAGCAATCGGTGTTCCCATAAATGACAAAACATCCGAGGTTCCAACCACTAAACTAACATTTTTAGGTTTGGTTATCGACACAATTAGTCAAACAATTGTTATCCCAGAAGAAAAGTCTATCAAGCTTAAGCAAATGTTGTTATTTTTGGGCGCGTCAAAAGAGCTTACACTTAAAGAAATGCAGTCATTGTGTGGCTCTTTAAATTTTTTCTCCAAGGAAACCCAGCTAGTAGAGCATTTACTCGTAGATTTTATAACTCTACCATAGGTATACACAAATCTTATTTTCGTGTGCGAGTTACCCAGGGTAAGAAACTGGATGCTCAGGTTTGGTTGGACTTCCTTGTGAACTTCAATGGCCAAACGCCATTTCCGGCATTAACTTGGTCATCCAACACCTCCTTAAGTCTATTTACATATAGTTGTGCTTCTTGGGGAGGTGGGGCCTTTTTTAATAACAGATGGCTGGTTATAAGGTGGCCCATTACATGGGACTCCCAGATACTCAGGGACATTATCTTCTTAGAATGGTATGGTCAGATTGTTTTACTGCTAAGAAACTGTTACTCAATACTGACAATCTTACGTTAGTGCATATCTTAAATTCTCAGACTAGCAAATCAGGTAGGGTCATGCAGCTAGTCCGACCTTTAGTACTCCTTTGCTTAAGACCCAATATACAAATAAAAGCAGTCCATATTCCCGGATATAGGAATTCAATTGCAGATGCTATTTCTCGCTTTCAGTGGGATCGTTTCAAATCACTGGCCCCTCAGGCGGACATGTATCCTACCCAGTTACCTCCGGCATTATGGGAAGGTCGTGTAGAGTCACTACTTGCAGCAGCAGTTGCCAAAAACACAGCAGCAACTTATCGCAGAGCGCTAGACTCCTTTACTAAATTTCGAATTCAATACATGCTTCCTGCACTATGGCCACCTTCCGATGaacaaattgtttattatttagCTTATTTATCTGCAAATAATATATCACATTCATCAGCAAAATGTTACATTAGTGGTCTCAGTTATCAGCTTCAAATCCAAGGAAAACAAGACACAACTAAAGTATTCATAGTTAAGAAAATGCTAGAAGGTATGCATCGTTTAAATCCTTCAAATGACATACGGGCTCCcatttctcccccccccctcttaaaTTGCATTACATTGACACTCCCTTCAGTTTGCAAAAATTATTACGAGGCCACGTTATTTACTTTGGCCTTTCATTTGGCATTCTTTGCATTGCTTAGAATCAGTGAGCTAACAGTTTCTCACAACTCGTCACTTGTAATTTCCATCCAGGATCTTCAGTTCCTTCAAAATCAAATTCAACTAACCATTAGGGGTTCTAAGACAGACCAATATGCTAACAGTTTGATTGTTCATATCGGGCTTAGTAATGACACCAGTCACACCACTACACTATTTCAAACATTGCAGCAATATCTACATAGTATACCAAGATCACCTGTCCCATTATTGCTTCACTTAAATGGCAAGCCTCTCACTTCATATCAGTTTACTTCAATATTGCGCAAAACCTTGCAGTTTATTAAAGTAGACACATCTACATTCAAGTcttattcttttcaaattgggGGCGCAACATATATGCACCTCTTAGGGGTTTCAGAAGAAGATATCAAAATCAAGGGTAGGTGGAAATCTAGTGCTGTCAAATCTTACATTCGGGTATGGTATTTCATAATTTCCAAATGCTTGCAACATTTCATTGGTTATTGAGAGTATGCTAAGTTTGCAGGTTCCCATAAAACTGTCTGGATAATTGGATCATCCTTGATATATCATGCATTCAGCCACACTAAGATCTATTTTTGGTAATCTGCACCTGAACCTTCTATCCAAGAACATTTCAATCAGATGGTTTGGCCAGAGGGGCTGACATGGGAACACATGGCACCTACAATTCAAGGGTTGCTTGATCAGTTTGGCCCTCCGGACGCTATAATGTTGCATTGTGGTGGCAACAGCATTGGTACAATGTCTCTGAGACAGTTGTAAAGATTTATGAAACTAACCATTTACAACCTTTATCAATTGTTACCTAATTGCAGATTTATTTGGTCTCAAATTTTGCCACGCACTTATTATCGTCACATGTTCTCTTCAACTTCTGCAGAAAAGTCCCGCAGGAGAATAAACAGTGCAATGAGTGCATTCATAATTCAAAGGGGAGTGGGATATATTTCATACCCAGATCTTAAGTATTGTTCCCCTGTTTTGTATCGAGATGGGGTTCATCTAACTGATATTGGTCAGGTTATATTCTTGAATGCCATTCAGGGGGGTCTTTACACTATTCTCAGGGAAGGTATACAACACTTCCCACAGCGAACAGTTGGTTAAGGACAGTTGATTAGTTAATTGGCAGTGTGTCATGGTGTTGACCAAAATTTGCCGCATGTGGCGGATGTCTCCGAGCACCTTGCTCCAAAGCAGGTATTTGTCGACATATGCCCgaattttgatatttgaagCCCGCCCTAGATTCCTGTTGTTTTCCAGGGTCTGGGGCCAATAATTGGgcttttgtcattttttcattttcattgaacTTGCTACGCCATACACTATTGAGAAAGTCGGTGTAGATAATTGTCATTGTATATCATTGTCATTGTGGAAAATTGTCATTGTGTGACTAACTAATTCTATGCCTAATGttacatccatttcattgtttaaacaCTTGCTTACCCTAATATTGTTCATACCATTGTTCAGTCAatcatttgatttatatataaagaCATGTAAACACTGCCAAACAGTCTTGTGGTGATTATTGTGTCGACATAATTAGAGTTAACTCCCGTTATGGAGACAAGCAATTCACAGTTACTTGTACATGTGCAACGAACGATAACTCGCGCGGGATGCGCGATATTCGATAACTAGTTCTACCCATCACCAGAGCATGCGCACTACGGGTGCTTTCTTTTGGAATCTGAAGCTGCTGCAGACGATACCCTTCCACCCATCCCAACTTTTTATATTTATCGGTGTTTGCTGTTGCGTGTCTTTCTTTCTCGTTTCAGATTTTGGTGAACCACCAGCGTATTATATCTACTTTCATCAACCACAAGCGTCATGACTTTATACAGAATGAGCTGTTCTTGTTAACTAGTGAGATTTTATAGGGGACTTTGTCgaattttgatatttgaagTCCGCCCTAGattcctgggtttttttttcagggtCTGGGGCCAATAATTGGGCTTTTgtcattttctcattttcattgaaCTTGCTACGCCATACACTATGGAGAAAGTCGGTGTAGATCATTGTCATTGTGTATCATTGTTATTGTGAAAATTGTCATTGTGTGACCAACCAATTCTATGCCTAATGTTACATCGATTTCATTGTTTAAACATTTACTTACCCTAATATTATTTATACCATTGTTCAGTCAatcatttgatttatatataaagcCATGACAAACACTGCCAAACAGTCTTGTGGTGATTATTGTGTCGACATAACTTATTTCCTTAAAAGTTCCTTGAATGAATCTGAGATCTTTTATTTGCCCGAAAGCAAACGCACTTaatgtagattccttattttatcCGAATActtaatatcataaaatgacTCGTAATCGTCAAATCACGAGAACAGGAATGGtgagtgctctgttgatcaagagtttttacatatattatagcaatatataaataaaagcaGGTAATTTTATTTTGCGATTGATGCTTCTCGCAAAATTATGCGATAATAGATTCCTCGCATATATTTAGGGACCACAGTAATTTCCAGTAGATCGTGTACATGACAAAATGCAAAGCATATGTTATGGCCTCTTCTGGTCACACGGACGTACACTTcttaatttctatcaaaatgaTTGAATTTGGAGAATAACCGTGATTTGAAAGACTAGAACAAATGACTGAATATATTGATCTACAAACAGAGCGTGTCCAACAGGTTGAAACTAAATTATCATTGCGAGTATACAACTATATGTTGTATAGTCTATGGCTCCTGCAGTACAGAAGACAAGAACTGTACGGCATATTGTTTTCGTCGTCTGTCTATTACAGTTCccttgtttgattgattgaatattgtttaacgtccctatcaaaaatctttcactcataggAGACGTTTGTTCCATTGAACCTGAGCCTTGAAGTAAAACCTCAGTTGTAGGTGATGTCCTAGAAAATTCGAGTGTGTTCGAATTGTATAAGAAATATGTTGCCACGAATAGACTTGATAATATCACCATGTGTGTCGTGCAATGAAttctttttatacattattGACGATATAATGGCTATGACAACATATAACAAACAGAAGTCTGTTATTATCTAtccagtatatacatgtagttgaaacATTTCTTGTATGAAAGTTACACAGAAATTATAAAAGTATTCTTTTGTATAATTAACTGATGGATTCTTATTTCTCTTATTTATTGAATCAAAGAATAACCTACACCATCGAAAAAGATGAGGTATGAACATAAAAAAGTGTACAATAATTAATCATAGATGACAGCTAAAATCTATATTTTCGATAGATACGAAGAAAACCCAATTGTTCGATGCAGAACAAGATCTGCGTCAGATATTTGGCATAGATATCCTGCTCAAACGGAAATGGTTGTGGTTCTCCCGTAAGTAAACAGTCGATACCGATGGCCATAGTTATGCCAgaatcaaaaatatttgttcGAATAACCAGGCAGAAAAACGAGTTGGGATGAAAGCGCATTAGCTTTAGATGTGAGGCAGTGTATTTTCATTTGACACCGGACTAGCCCATAACCACTGCCAGCTGACAAATTCTGATCTACAAGTAACATGGTACCAATACCACAAAAATCACTACGAGTTTAAAATTTAGGCGTAGGGTAGAAATTAAAGTCAATGACACTGGCTTACCCGCCATTGCCAATGTACTACTGCCTTGACATGATGTCAAAAGTCACAGAAAACTCCATCATGTTATTTTAGATAAAGTTAGAATATCTAGTATAAAGTCTAATGTAAATGGTATTTTAGTATTAATATTGCTTGTGGATATATATGGTTAGCAGAGTTTGAAGGCTAAAGAGATTGACCCATGATGCATAAAGAGTGTCAATGAGATTGTTCTGTGATGGTTGGGAGAGGGTtacaatatcataattaatGGGCGATAGTTTCTGCGTCGTAGCAAACAAAGGGTTATTGCTTTATTCCATTCCACAATGGAGTAAAGCAATAATTTTACAATGGattgaaacaataacccgtggtttgcgattTTTCCCCACCCTAAAGTATTAATGATTTTGTCGGTGTGAATGTTGGAGTGATGTTTAAGCGGTTTCATTCATGGGTtgggtttggtttttttgtatGAGTTTAGAGTTAGAAATTAGGTGCTGCTTGTAGATGTTGATTATAATGCAATGAATGGAGTTGCACATTTCTCTGATCCCTAGGGACATGTCATAAGTGATATTGTGATACTATAATACTTATTTGTCAGTGTTGTCGACAAACGCGTTCACTTTAATGCGGACAGGGTATCCATTGTAAATTGATGTGTTGATTGGATTGTGTGGATTTATGCAAGAGGTTGAGGGTGGTGTTGAGTAGATCTTGCCTACTAGTTTGAAATGTTTGTGGTGTACTAAGGGAGTCATTGAGAAATACCCTTCTTCAATATCCCTTACAGTGAATGTGTTTGAGCGCAGCAATTAGAACAATTATCTCTATCGAGTAGACATATCTATTGTCCGTGTATCTATGCCCTTCTTCGTAGGAGATGCACCCGCTTTGCCTGTGGTGGGTACTTTGCTCCTACCAGTGCATATTTTTGGAACCCTTGATAATGTATCTGTATTTGTTGTAGTGCAACTGGCTTAATACGTATTGGGTTGTTGCGTTTTGGGGGATTACTCTGCCGATGTTGGTGCAGACGGTAGGGGAAGATGTGATCCATGACGCCATAGACAGCAACTGTTTGGTAAATATATCAGGTTGCCcatatgtgtatttgtatttGGAAACCAAAGGGACCATCCTCTCACGGTCCGAGGGTTTTGATATCAGTGTATATGTACGCAGTGGTTAAAGGTGACACGAGCAAAATAAGAAGTAATAACAGTATAttcaaatcaaattaaattCTTCCAAGAGTCGCATAATTGTACTAAAAATTGTTTGTCAATATATAAACATCGTACCACGTACGGAAACCTCTCCTTTAACTATTACAAAATAATACAAGTTACGTAGAGCAATTTTTATTCGCTAGACTTTCAGTTGCTTATCACCTCAGCACAGGTGAACAAACCATTTACAGTTTGGGTTTGATATGTTGAAATTGATATGACGAATTGGAAAAGTGATCCGGACCGGTACAATATCATATTTAGCAATTtccaaaatattgatttaaatatTGGGCATTTGGCACACTCATTGTCAAAGTTTGTCTAAACTAGGCAAAAAATCCTACCTTCCGTATCAAAAACc
Coding sequences:
- the LOC130050024 gene encoding uncharacterized protein LOC130050024; this encodes MYPTQLPPALWEGRVESLLAAAVAKNTAATYRRALDSFTKFRIQYMLPALWPPSDEQIVYYLAYLSANNISHSSAKCYISGLSYQLQIQGKQDTTKVFIVKKMLEGMHRLNPSNDIRAPISPPPLLNCITLTLPSVCKNYYEATLFTLAFHLAFFALLRISELTVSHNSSLVISIQDLQFLQNQIQLTIRGSKTDQYANSLIVHIGLSNDTSHTTTLFQTLQQYLHSIPRSPVPLLLHLNGKPLTSYQFTSILRKTLQFIKVDTSTFKSYSFQIGGATYMHLLGVSEEDIKIKGRWKSSAVKSYIRVWYFIISKCLQHFIGY